The following proteins are co-located in the Rhodococcus opacus B4 genome:
- a CDS encoding M23 family metallopeptidase — protein sequence MDKALSIHRFFPAALGVPNVRDRRTMTRFGTTLRALAATATAATVLAAATLLTPPADAAPTGDFDWPLHPRPRVVRAFDNPEHDWLPGHRGVDLGGVPDEAVLSAGAGVVVFAGTVAGKPVVSVDHPGGLRTTYEPVTARVAPGLRVGRGTVLGTLEPGHPGCITPVAACLHWGLRRDRDYLDPLGLVRVAPVRLEPVGG from the coding sequence GTGGACAAAGCGCTCTCGATCCACAGATTCTTCCCGGCTGCCCTCGGCGTCCCGAACGTGCGGGATCGTCGGACCATGACGAGGTTCGGAACGACGCTGCGGGCGCTCGCGGCGACAGCCACGGCCGCCACCGTGCTGGCCGCGGCCACCCTCCTCACACCGCCCGCCGACGCCGCGCCGACCGGCGACTTCGACTGGCCCCTGCACCCGCGGCCGCGGGTGGTGCGGGCGTTCGACAATCCCGAGCACGACTGGCTTCCCGGCCATCGCGGCGTGGATCTTGGTGGCGTGCCCGACGAGGCGGTGCTGTCCGCGGGGGCTGGTGTGGTGGTGTTCGCAGGCACGGTCGCGGGCAAGCCCGTCGTCTCCGTCGACCACCCGGGCGGTCTGCGCACCACGTACGAACCGGTGACCGCCCGGGTCGCCCCCGGACTGCGTGTCGGCCGCGGCACCGTCCTCGGCACCCTCGAACCCGGTCATCCTGGCTGCATCACCCCCGTCGCCGCGTGCCTGCACTGGGGTCTGCGCCGCGACCGTGACTACCTCGACCCGCTCGGACTGGTCCGGGTGGCGCCGGTACGGCTCGAACCTGTCGGCGGCTAG
- a CDS encoding YifB family Mg chelatase-like AAA ATPase, which translates to MALGRAHSVAVTGVDGQLVEIEADIGRGLPAVHLVGLPDTALSEARDRIRAAVANSGEEWPDSKVILALSPATLPKVGSVYDLALVAAVLDAAKQVKRQRLRETVLLGELALDGRLRSVRGILPAVLAAKNAGWATVVVPVQSLPEAGLVGGVEVLGAHDLRAAIAWMREERDLEYPEPAQWAAQPVRADLSEVVGQAEARWAVEVAAAGAHHLMLTGPPGVGKTMLAQRLPGVLPPLTETESLEVTAIHSVAGLLPPERPLIDVPPFIAPHHTASVSALVGGGSGVAKPGAVSRAHRGVLFLDECAEIGTKVLEALRTPLEDGEVRIARRDGVARYPARFQLILAANPCPCAPPREADCVCAPTARRRYLGKLSGPLMDRVDLRVRMQAVATGAFIDDVGESTEDVRQRVAQARAAAGERWSDYGWRTNAEVPGPALRQKFRLARPALAPVERALRKGLITARGADRALRVAWTVSDLAGLDMPGPEQVVTALGFRDRSFQ; encoded by the coding sequence ATGGCGCTGGGACGCGCGCATTCGGTGGCGGTGACCGGGGTCGACGGTCAGCTGGTCGAGATCGAGGCCGACATCGGCCGTGGGCTTCCCGCGGTGCATCTGGTCGGGCTGCCCGACACCGCGCTGTCGGAGGCTCGCGATCGGATCAGGGCCGCGGTCGCGAATTCCGGCGAGGAGTGGCCGGATTCGAAGGTGATTCTCGCGTTGTCGCCCGCGACGCTGCCGAAGGTCGGTTCGGTGTACGACCTGGCGCTCGTCGCCGCCGTGCTCGATGCGGCCAAGCAGGTGAAGCGGCAGCGGTTGCGCGAGACCGTTCTGCTCGGCGAACTGGCGCTGGACGGGCGGCTGCGGTCGGTGCGCGGGATCCTGCCCGCGGTGCTCGCAGCGAAGAACGCGGGCTGGGCGACGGTGGTGGTCCCGGTGCAGTCACTGCCCGAGGCGGGGCTCGTCGGCGGCGTCGAGGTGCTCGGCGCGCACGATCTGCGGGCGGCGATCGCGTGGATGCGGGAGGAGCGTGATCTCGAGTACCCCGAGCCGGCGCAGTGGGCCGCGCAACCGGTGCGTGCCGATCTGAGCGAGGTGGTGGGTCAGGCGGAGGCACGATGGGCCGTCGAGGTCGCCGCGGCGGGAGCACACCACCTCATGCTCACCGGCCCACCCGGCGTCGGGAAAACAATGCTGGCGCAACGTCTTCCGGGGGTTCTGCCGCCGCTCACCGAGACCGAGTCGCTCGAGGTGACGGCAATCCACTCGGTGGCGGGGCTCCTGCCACCCGAGCGCCCCCTCATCGACGTGCCGCCGTTCATCGCACCCCACCACACCGCGTCGGTGAGTGCGCTCGTCGGCGGCGGCAGCGGCGTCGCGAAGCCCGGTGCGGTCAGTCGCGCCCACCGCGGGGTGCTGTTTCTCGACGAGTGCGCCGAGATCGGAACCAAGGTGCTCGAGGCTCTGCGGACCCCACTCGAGGACGGGGAGGTGCGGATCGCACGACGGGACGGGGTGGCCCGCTACCCGGCGCGTTTCCAGCTGATCCTCGCGGCCAATCCGTGCCCGTGCGCGCCGCCGCGGGAGGCGGACTGCGTGTGCGCGCCGACCGCCCGGCGACGCTATCTCGGGAAGTTGTCGGGACCTCTGATGGACCGCGTGGACCTTCGTGTGCGGATGCAGGCCGTCGCGACCGGGGCGTTCATCGACGACGTCGGCGAGAGCACCGAGGACGTCCGGCAGCGGGTGGCCCAGGCGCGAGCCGCGGCCGGCGAGCGGTGGAGCGACTACGGGTGGCGCACCAACGCGGAGGTGCCGGGCCCGGCCCTGCGGCAGAAGTTCCGGTTGGCGCGCCCGGCACTGGCGCCGGTGGAGCGCGCGCTGCGCAAGGGGCTGATCACCGCCCGAGGGGCCGATCGCGCGCTGCGAGTGGCATGGACGGTGAGTGATCTGGCAGGGCTGGACATGCCGGGGCCGGAGCAGGTGGTCACCGCGCTGGGATTTCGTGATCGGAGTTTTCAATGA
- a CDS encoding MinD/ParA family ATP-binding protein, producing the protein MGEAAADPWVQQSWDDPAPAPSQHQVTNQDLVADALLKRARQAPSRGWRRGLHRLTGGTVNPGESSGEARDAALLDRIRQPIQGDYRIAFLSLKGGVGKTTTTIGLGSTFASLRGDCVVAVDANPDFGTLAQRVPLQTHSTVRDLIAAEPDIRRYSDVRAHTSQAPSRLEVLASEQDPAISEAFSEDDYRRVIDILQVYYNIILTDCGTGIMHSAMNGVLQLANSLVLVSSPAIDGARSAAATLDWLQHHGYGHLVSRTVVVISAARPGSSMIDMTELTNHFLARCRAVKVVPFDEHLAEGSVVDLDLLRPATRKAFVELAAMVADDFPESAGRHAVAEWR; encoded by the coding sequence GTGGGCGAAGCCGCAGCGGATCCGTGGGTGCAGCAGTCGTGGGACGATCCCGCTCCCGCACCGAGTCAGCATCAGGTCACCAATCAGGATCTGGTGGCGGATGCGCTCCTGAAGCGGGCGCGCCAGGCGCCGAGCCGGGGTTGGCGGCGCGGACTGCACCGGCTCACCGGGGGAACGGTGAATCCGGGGGAGTCGTCGGGGGAGGCTCGTGACGCGGCGCTCCTCGACCGGATCCGGCAGCCGATCCAGGGGGACTATCGCATCGCGTTCCTGTCCTTGAAGGGCGGTGTCGGGAAGACGACGACCACGATCGGGCTCGGATCGACGTTCGCGTCGCTGCGCGGCGACTGCGTGGTCGCCGTCGACGCCAACCCCGACTTCGGGACGCTCGCGCAACGGGTGCCCCTGCAGACACATTCGACCGTCCGCGACCTTATAGCGGCGGAACCGGACATCCGGCGCTACTCGGACGTCCGAGCTCACACGTCGCAGGCGCCGAGCCGCCTCGAGGTGCTCGCGAGCGAGCAGGACCCGGCGATCTCCGAGGCGTTCAGCGAGGACGACTACCGGCGGGTCATCGACATCCTGCAGGTGTACTACAACATCATCCTCACCGACTGCGGCACGGGCATCATGCATTCGGCGATGAACGGCGTTCTGCAACTGGCCAATTCCCTGGTGCTGGTGAGTTCGCCGGCCATCGACGGCGCCCGCAGTGCCGCCGCCACGCTGGACTGGCTGCAGCACCACGGGTACGGGCACCTCGTGTCCCGCACCGTCGTCGTGATCAGCGCCGCCCGGCCCGGCTCGAGCATGATCGACATGACGGAACTGACCAATCACTTTCTAGCCCGGTGCCGTGCGGTGAAGGTGGTGCCGTTCGACGAGCACCTCGCCGAGGGCTCGGTCGTGGATCTGGACCTGCTGCGTCCCGCGACGCGCAAAGCGTTCGTCGAACTCGCCGCGATGGTCGCGGACGACTTCCCGGAGTCGGCGGGCAGACACGCTGTCGCCGAGTGGCGCTAG
- a CDS encoding ArsR/SmtB family transcription factor encodes MHAFDVLGDPVRRRIMELLSAGELSAGQVTEVAAAEFGISQPTVSGHLRVLRENGFATVRREGTRRLYAVEPAPLQEVDRWLDGFRRFWSQPLDALATELARGSRQNPRPSRAAHPNSSTEGDRL; translated from the coding sequence GTGCATGCGTTCGACGTACTCGGCGACCCCGTTCGGCGGCGGATCATGGAACTCCTGTCGGCGGGCGAACTCTCGGCCGGTCAGGTGACCGAGGTCGCAGCAGCGGAGTTCGGAATCTCACAGCCGACGGTGTCCGGGCACCTGCGGGTGCTCCGGGAGAACGGGTTCGCCACCGTCCGGCGGGAAGGCACCAGACGTCTCTACGCGGTCGAGCCGGCGCCGCTGCAGGAAGTGGATCGATGGCTCGACGGGTTCCGGCGGTTCTGGAGCCAGCCGCTCGACGCGCTGGCCACCGAACTCGCCCGCGGGAGTCGTCAGAATCCCCGGCCGAGCCGAGCCGCACACCCCAACTCATCGACAGAAGGAGACCGACTGTGA
- the rpsB gene encoding 30S ribosomal protein S2, with protein sequence MAVVTMKQLLDSGTHFGHQTRRWNPKMKRFIFTDRNGIYIIDLQQTLTYIDKAYEFVKETVAHGGTVLFVGTKKQAQESIAAEATRVGMPYVNQRWLGGMLTNFTTVHKRLLRLKELEAMEQTGGFEGRTKKEILMLTREMTKLDRTLGGIRDMAKVPSAVWVVDTNKEHLAVAEARKLNIPVIAILDTNCDPDLVDYPIPGNDDAIRSAALLTKVVASAVAEGVQARAGLSSDKDAKPEAGAGEPLAEWEQELLSQAAPAAEAAPAAEAQAAPAAEAPAAEAPSTEA encoded by the coding sequence ATGGCTGTCGTAACAATGAAGCAGCTGCTGGACAGCGGCACGCACTTCGGCCACCAGACCCGTCGCTGGAACCCGAAGATGAAGCGGTTCATCTTCACCGACCGCAACGGCATCTACATCATCGACCTGCAGCAGACGCTGACGTACATCGACAAGGCGTACGAATTCGTCAAGGAGACCGTTGCCCACGGCGGCACCGTCCTCTTCGTCGGCACCAAGAAGCAGGCCCAGGAGTCCATCGCGGCCGAGGCCACTCGCGTCGGGATGCCCTACGTCAACCAGCGTTGGCTCGGCGGCATGCTCACCAACTTCACCACCGTCCACAAGCGTCTTCTCCGCCTCAAGGAGCTCGAGGCGATGGAGCAGACCGGTGGTTTCGAGGGTCGCACCAAGAAGGAAATCCTCATGCTCACGCGTGAGATGACCAAGCTGGACCGCACCCTCGGTGGTATCCGCGACATGGCCAAGGTTCCCTCCGCGGTGTGGGTCGTCGACACCAACAAGGAGCACCTGGCGGTTGCCGAGGCCCGCAAGCTGAACATCCCGGTCATCGCGATCCTGGACACCAACTGCGACCCCGACCTCGTCGACTACCCGATCCCGGGCAACGACGACGCCATCCGCAGCGCCGCCCTGCTCACCAAGGTCGTCGCTTCCGCGGTGGCCGAGGGCGTGCAGGCCCGTGCCGGACTGAGCTCCGACAAGGACGCGAAGCCCGAGGCCGGCGCCGGTGAACCCCTCGCCGAGTGGGAGCAGGAACTGCTCTCGCAGGCAGCGCCCGCAGCAGAGGCCGCTCCCGCAGCTGAGGCACAGGCGGCTCCGGCTGCCGAGGCCCCCGCAGCAGAGGCTCCCTCCACCGAGGCCTGA
- a CDS encoding SRPBCC domain-containing protein gives MNEIAGQDTSLTTVQRSMGNREIAEGAARTAVLRRRYDAPIDEVWNAITTPDRVDRFFLPLSGDLRAGGSFALQGQASGEILACDAPHLLRLQWTPPGDRGYSDQVEVRLTADGPDATWLELEHASVADVFRNDPDTGCYGVGTGWEGPLHYLGEYLRGVLPDRPSTEWYTFDEAEELRLANYRGREWAKVEAQYARSTGDA, from the coding sequence GTGAACGAGATCGCCGGTCAGGACACCAGCCTGACGACAGTGCAGCGGAGCATGGGCAACCGGGAGATCGCCGAGGGTGCAGCGCGAACGGCAGTGCTCAGGCGACGGTACGACGCTCCGATCGACGAAGTCTGGAATGCCATCACGACCCCGGACCGCGTCGACCGCTTCTTCCTCCCGCTCAGCGGCGACCTGCGCGCGGGTGGTTCCTTCGCACTTCAGGGCCAGGCCAGTGGGGAGATCCTGGCCTGCGACGCCCCGCATCTGCTGCGGCTGCAGTGGACTCCTCCCGGCGACCGGGGTTACAGCGACCAGGTCGAGGTCCGGCTGACCGCCGACGGTCCGGATGCGACGTGGCTGGAGTTGGAACACGCCTCCGTCGCGGACGTCTTCCGGAACGATCCGGACACGGGCTGCTACGGCGTCGGAACGGGCTGGGAAGGTCCCCTGCACTATCTCGGCGAGTACCTGCGAGGCGTCCTGCCGGACCGCCCCAGCACCGAGTGGTACACCTTCGACGAAGCCGAGGAACTGCGCCTCGCCAACTACCGCGGAAGGGAGTGGGCGAAGGTCGAGGCACAGTACGCGCGAAGCACCGGCGACGCCTGA
- the dprA gene encoding DNA-processing protein DprA yields MTVEIRSDASDPSGVSDPRRLAWAYLSKVVQGPCPALSRLAEEVGPQEAARAVRERDLSDVLGERTVARAHVDTAAQDLELVAAMGGRLVTPDDDEWPQWRLLGFGTLSRSRDEGPPLALWVLGSRPVAELTDRAISIVGTRAASGYGEHVTAEIAGDLAVDGWTIVSGAAFGVDGAAHRAALGVGGLTVAVLACGVDRAYPSGHARLLRQIAQNGAVISEYAPGTTPAKHRFLARNRLVASLSDGVVVVEAGWRSGARNTVSWARKLGRPVMAVPGPVTSASSTGCNRMIREGEARLVANAGDVVEEAGPIGLREGPEVVRDLDALSGDALLVYEALPAAGPRGVRELSELSGVAVDQVRAVLPLLEMEGFVGVDDTGWSRQR; encoded by the coding sequence ATGACGGTGGAAATTCGAAGTGATGCAAGCGATCCGAGTGGAGTTTCCGATCCGCGCCGACTGGCGTGGGCGTATCTGTCGAAGGTGGTGCAGGGGCCGTGTCCGGCGCTGTCGCGGCTCGCAGAGGAGGTGGGGCCGCAGGAGGCTGCGCGGGCGGTGCGGGAGAGGGATCTGTCGGACGTGCTGGGGGAGCGCACGGTCGCCCGTGCCCACGTGGACACGGCAGCACAGGATCTCGAACTGGTGGCGGCGATGGGTGGCCGGCTCGTGACACCGGACGACGACGAGTGGCCGCAGTGGCGGCTCCTCGGTTTCGGGACTCTGTCGCGGTCGCGGGACGAGGGTCCGCCCCTGGCGTTGTGGGTGCTCGGATCGCGCCCGGTGGCCGAACTCACCGATCGGGCGATCTCGATCGTGGGGACACGGGCGGCGAGTGGGTACGGCGAGCACGTGACGGCGGAGATCGCGGGTGATCTCGCCGTCGACGGGTGGACGATCGTGTCGGGCGCGGCGTTCGGGGTCGACGGCGCCGCGCATCGTGCGGCGCTGGGCGTCGGTGGCCTGACGGTGGCGGTGCTCGCGTGTGGCGTGGATCGCGCATACCCGTCGGGGCATGCGCGCCTGTTGCGGCAAATCGCGCAGAACGGTGCGGTGATCAGCGAGTACGCGCCGGGCACAACTCCCGCGAAACATCGGTTCCTGGCGCGGAACCGGTTGGTGGCGAGCCTGTCCGACGGGGTGGTCGTGGTGGAGGCGGGCTGGCGCAGCGGCGCCAGGAACACCGTGAGCTGGGCGCGCAAACTGGGGCGTCCGGTGATGGCGGTGCCCGGTCCGGTGACGTCGGCGTCGTCGACCGGATGCAATCGGATGATTCGGGAGGGTGAGGCGCGGTTGGTCGCGAATGCCGGTGACGTCGTGGAGGAGGCCGGGCCGATCGGGCTGCGGGAAGGCCCCGAGGTGGTCCGCGATCTCGACGCGCTGTCGGGGGACGCCCTGCTGGTGTACGAGGCGTTGCCGGCCGCCGGACCGCGCGGGGTCCGGGAACTGTCCGAACTGTCGGGGGTCGCGGTGGATCAGGTCCGCGCCGTGCTCCCGCTGCTGGAGATGGAGGGCTTCGTCGGCGTCGACGACACGGGATGGTCGCGGCAGCGGTGA
- a CDS encoding siderophore-interacting protein yields the protein MAKPTATLTVLRTEWLTPHMVRVVLGDPGFDSFVPNAFTDAYAKLEFGSPEAPVLRTYTIRSVDPVTREIAIDFVVHGDAGVAGPWAASAAAGDVLTLRGPGGAFAPDPAADWYLLAGDETAIPAISASVGKLDASAVGSVIIEVAGPDDEIPFDAPTGVDVTWIHRGDTADRIGDEASGDNAPLVAAVRDTEWLPGRAQVFVHGEAQAVMHNLRSYVRNERGVPAADASISGYWRRGRTEEGFRVWKSELAASEGASR from the coding sequence GTGGCAAAACCGACTGCGACCCTGACCGTGCTCCGGACCGAATGGCTGACCCCGCACATGGTGCGGGTAGTCCTCGGCGACCCGGGATTCGACAGCTTCGTTCCCAACGCCTTCACCGACGCGTACGCGAAACTCGAATTCGGAAGCCCCGAAGCGCCGGTCCTGCGCACCTACACGATCCGGTCCGTGGACCCGGTGACGCGTGAGATCGCCATCGACTTCGTCGTCCACGGTGACGCCGGTGTCGCCGGCCCGTGGGCCGCGTCCGCGGCCGCCGGTGACGTGTTGACACTGCGCGGCCCCGGAGGGGCGTTCGCGCCGGACCCGGCGGCCGACTGGTACCTGCTCGCGGGCGACGAGACCGCGATCCCCGCCATCTCGGCGTCCGTCGGGAAACTCGACGCGTCGGCGGTGGGGAGTGTGATCATCGAGGTCGCCGGGCCGGACGACGAGATTCCCTTCGACGCGCCCACGGGCGTCGACGTCACGTGGATCCACCGGGGCGACACGGCGGACCGGATCGGGGACGAGGCGTCGGGAGACAACGCCCCCCTCGTCGCGGCGGTCCGCGACACCGAATGGCTGCCCGGCCGCGCGCAGGTGTTCGTTCACGGTGAGGCGCAGGCCGTGATGCACAACCTCCGCTCGTACGTGCGCAACGAGCGGGGCGTCCCCGCGGCGGATGCGTCGATCTCCGGATACTGGCGCCGCGGCCGCACGGAGGAGGGCTTCCGAGTGTGGAAGTCCGAACTCGCCGCGAGCGAGGGTGCCTCCCGCTGA
- a CDS encoding YraN family protein, which translates to MAHNLALGAHGEDLAARYLTEAGMEIIDRNWRSRYGEVDLIAAEGDWLVFVEVKTRRGLGYGTPAEAVTFSKQRRIRLLAVEWLRESSRHWSRVRFDVVAIMIGHGPQPQIEHVRDAF; encoded by the coding sequence GTGGCGCACAATCTCGCGCTGGGTGCACATGGAGAGGATCTGGCCGCCCGGTACCTCACCGAGGCGGGCATGGAGATCATCGACCGCAACTGGCGATCCCGATACGGTGAGGTCGATCTCATTGCGGCGGAGGGGGACTGGCTCGTCTTCGTCGAGGTGAAGACACGGCGCGGCCTGGGATACGGCACTCCCGCCGAGGCGGTGACGTTCTCCAAACAGCGACGGATCCGTCTGCTGGCGGTGGAATGGCTGCGGGAGTCGAGCCGGCACTGGTCGCGGGTGCGCTTCGACGTCGTCGCGATCATGATCGGGCACGGCCCGCAGCCCCAGATCGAACACGTCCGGGATGCGTTCTGA
- a CDS encoding Lrp/AsnC family transcriptional regulator: MSVELDSKLIAALQANGRATYRELAATVGAPRAAVSARVQALLDTGTVSIVAVAHPELLGLEAMAHVSVAVSGPVNPVAAALCAAEAAVYISAVSGQYNIIAELRVPGRRDLYDAIAAIREVPGVRTVNTLFYAEVVKGIFMPKSALRADVRLDSKDVALIELLERNGRMPFLELAERTGLSPSAARNRVNHLIDSTALRVGAVVRRRGGGRTLAMGIGVNLGSRDRETCAQIEALPGIEFLARSLGRFDLIGTVAADSSGDLYALAEHIRTITGVVALETWTHLEVFKEHYARSLDVRG; this comes from the coding sequence ATGAGTGTCGAACTGGATTCCAAACTCATCGCAGCGTTGCAGGCGAACGGTCGAGCGACCTACCGCGAACTCGCCGCGACCGTCGGCGCGCCGCGTGCCGCCGTGTCCGCGCGCGTCCAGGCGTTGCTCGACACCGGCACGGTCAGCATCGTCGCCGTCGCCCATCCCGAGTTGCTGGGCCTCGAGGCGATGGCGCACGTGTCGGTCGCCGTCTCGGGGCCGGTGAACCCGGTGGCGGCGGCGCTCTGTGCGGCGGAGGCCGCCGTCTACATTTCCGCGGTCAGCGGGCAGTACAACATCATCGCCGAACTGCGTGTCCCCGGCAGGCGGGACCTCTACGACGCCATCGCCGCGATCCGCGAGGTGCCCGGTGTCCGCACCGTCAACACGCTGTTCTACGCCGAGGTCGTCAAGGGAATCTTCATGCCCAAGAGCGCATTACGGGCCGATGTGCGACTGGACTCGAAGGACGTCGCGCTCATCGAGTTGCTGGAACGAAACGGCCGGATGCCGTTTCTCGAACTCGCCGAGCGCACCGGACTCTCGCCCAGCGCGGCGCGGAACCGGGTGAACCATCTGATCGACAGCACCGCGTTGCGCGTCGGTGCCGTCGTACGGCGGCGGGGTGGCGGCCGGACCCTCGCCATGGGCATCGGCGTGAACCTCGGATCGCGGGATCGTGAAACCTGCGCGCAGATCGAGGCCTTGCCGGGTATCGAATTCCTGGCGCGGTCACTCGGCAGATTCGACCTGATCGGCACCGTCGCCGCCGACTCGTCGGGTGACCTCTACGCCCTCGCCGAGCACATCCGGACGATCACCGGGGTGGTGGCCCTGGAGACCTGGACGCACCTCGAAGTGTTCAAGGAGCATTACGCCAGGAGCCTCGACGTGCGCGGATAG
- a CDS encoding LLM class F420-dependent oxidoreductase translates to MRLGLHALGIGTGARRAVIDAVAVAAESSGFATLWAGEHVVMVDRPASRYPYADDGKIAVPAVADWLDPMVGLSFAAAATRTIGIATGIVLLPEHNPVLMAKQAATLDLMSGGRLTLGVGIGWSREEFAALGIPFERRGERTAEYVAAMRTLWSDDVATFDGEFVHFDSIRVNPKPVRDRRIPIVLGGNSNAALRRVAAWGDGWYGFNLDGVDAVAERIEAIRALCRDSGRDPADLRLSVALREVDPSHVGALAGAGVDELVLVESPPEDPGAAAEWVAGLARRWMPAVG, encoded by the coding sequence ATGCGCCTCGGGTTGCACGCCCTCGGAATCGGCACCGGCGCTCGCCGCGCCGTGATCGACGCGGTCGCCGTAGCCGCCGAGAGCAGCGGATTCGCCACGCTGTGGGCCGGCGAACACGTCGTGATGGTCGACCGGCCGGCGTCGCGGTATCCGTACGCGGATGACGGGAAGATCGCCGTCCCCGCGGTCGCGGATTGGCTCGACCCGATGGTCGGGCTGAGCTTCGCCGCGGCGGCCACTCGCACGATCGGCATCGCCACCGGGATAGTGCTGTTACCCGAACACAATCCCGTGCTCATGGCCAAACAGGCGGCGACGCTGGATCTGATGAGCGGTGGCAGGCTGACCCTCGGCGTCGGCATCGGCTGGTCCAGGGAAGAATTCGCTGCGCTCGGCATTCCGTTCGAGCGCCGCGGCGAGCGCACCGCCGAATACGTCGCCGCGATGCGCACACTGTGGAGTGACGACGTCGCGACATTCGACGGCGAGTTCGTCCACTTCGATTCGATTCGGGTGAACCCGAAACCCGTGCGCGACCGCCGGATTCCGATCGTCCTCGGCGGCAACAGCAATGCCGCGCTCCGCCGGGTCGCGGCGTGGGGCGACGGCTGGTACGGCTTCAACCTGGACGGCGTCGACGCCGTAGCCGAACGGATCGAGGCGATCCGCGCACTGTGCCGGGACTCGGGCCGCGATCCCGCCGACTTGCGACTGTCCGTTGCCCTGCGCGAAGTCGACCCGTCCCACGTCGGCGCCCTGGCCGGCGCGGGAGTCGACGAACTCGTCCTCGTCGAATCACCACCCGAGGATCCCGGTGCGGCCGCCGAATGGGTGGCCGGTCTCGCACGCCGCTGGATGCCGGCGGTCGGCTGA
- a CDS encoding multidrug effflux MFS transporter: MLCVLALLSAIAPLATDMYLPGLPVMTESLNTSAPSVQLTLTTFMAGLGIGQLVVGPLSDGLGRRRLLIGATVVTTLAAMACAVSPTVEILITARLFQGLSGGAAIVLARACIADRARGDNAARLFSIMMIIGGVAPVVAPLLGGALLGPVGWRGIFWVLTAAGVVMFAGVLILVPETLPEENRHGGGLAALVHNLRYVVGNRVYLGYAFAFMFGFVALFSYISASPFVVQNVLGFSPGQFSVVFAVNAAGMVTAAIVNTRLVGTFHARQLLGFGVTLLLAAGVVLLLAATLPAAPPWWAILVPLFVSVSSIGFVMGNATALAQGEVTKASGTGSALLGAGQFGLAAVVSPLVGIAGPDTAVPMAVAIPAAGVVAMTSLLVLTRRTHTS, translated from the coding sequence ATGTTGTGTGTCCTGGCGTTACTGTCCGCGATCGCCCCACTGGCCACCGACATGTATCTCCCCGGTCTCCCCGTGATGACGGAGAGCCTGAACACCTCGGCGCCGAGCGTGCAGCTGACGTTGACCACGTTCATGGCCGGGCTCGGGATCGGCCAGCTCGTGGTCGGACCGTTGTCGGACGGCCTCGGGCGGCGGCGCCTGCTGATCGGCGCCACCGTCGTGACGACACTCGCCGCAATGGCCTGCGCCGTGTCCCCGACCGTCGAAATCCTCATCACTGCACGACTTTTCCAGGGGCTCAGCGGTGGTGCCGCGATCGTGCTAGCCCGTGCCTGCATCGCCGATCGTGCCCGCGGCGACAACGCCGCCCGGCTCTTCAGCATCATGATGATCATCGGCGGGGTCGCACCGGTGGTGGCGCCGCTGCTCGGCGGTGCCCTGCTCGGACCCGTCGGCTGGCGAGGAATCTTCTGGGTGCTCACGGCCGCCGGGGTCGTGATGTTCGCCGGCGTGCTGATCCTGGTTCCGGAGACGCTGCCCGAGGAGAACCGACACGGCGGCGGCCTCGCGGCCCTGGTGCACAACCTGCGGTATGTGGTCGGCAACCGCGTGTACCTCGGCTATGCGTTCGCGTTCATGTTCGGATTCGTCGCGCTCTTCTCGTACATCTCCGCGTCGCCGTTCGTCGTGCAGAACGTGCTCGGTTTCAGCCCGGGGCAGTTCTCCGTGGTCTTCGCCGTCAATGCAGCGGGCATGGTGACTGCGGCGATCGTGAACACCAGGCTCGTGGGCACGTTCCATGCCCGGCAGCTGCTGGGTTTCGGGGTGACGCTACTCCTGGCCGCGGGGGTCGTCCTGCTGCTCGCCGCGACGTTGCCGGCCGCGCCGCCGTGGTGGGCGATTCTCGTTCCGCTGTTCGTCTCGGTGTCGAGCATCGGTTTCGTGATGGGCAACGCGACGGCACTGGCTCAGGGTGAGGTGACCAAGGCGTCCGGCACCGGATCCGCACTCCTCGGGGCCGGCCAGTTCGGGCTCGCCGCGGTGGTCTCACCGCTCGTCGGCATCGCCGGACCCGACACGGCCGTGCCGATGGCGGTGGCAATCCCCGCCGCCGGCGTCGTGGCGATGACGTCGCTGCTGGTGCTGACGCGGCGGACGCATACGTCGTAG